In Amycolatopsis sp. EV170708-02-1, the following are encoded in one genomic region:
- a CDS encoding TIGR03619 family F420-dependent LLM class oxidoreductase codes for MRLGFSLPVFGKAAATPGGIARYARTAEQAGAASLWVGDRLLSPVNPEVSYPGYDTMPEEFWTAQDPFTALAVAAAVTETAILGSSTINATQYQPANFARLLTSIDVASNGRLLPGLGIGWSPDEYAAVGIPMAERGKRLDDLLDLLDTWWTKDTVSHNGIGYTIPETHVHLKPARKPPVHLAGFGEKALRRVAERADGWLPVWTVPETFPADMLTSTLAKIRADAEQAGRDPQTLGVALRVNAAPDTKPELIAESVTKIVATLDPDHTFVDLTYLTGSVDEHIDLTGLLLELTARG; via the coding sequence ATGCGTCTTGGATTCAGCCTTCCGGTATTCGGCAAGGCGGCGGCCACACCGGGCGGAATCGCGCGATACGCGCGTACGGCGGAGCAGGCCGGGGCAGCCAGTCTCTGGGTCGGCGACCGGTTGCTGTCGCCGGTAAACCCGGAGGTGTCCTACCCGGGCTACGACACCATGCCCGAGGAGTTCTGGACCGCCCAGGATCCGTTCACCGCACTGGCCGTCGCCGCCGCCGTGACCGAAACCGCGATCCTCGGGTCCAGCACCATCAACGCGACGCAGTATCAGCCTGCCAACTTCGCCCGGCTGCTGACCAGCATCGACGTGGCCAGCAACGGCCGGCTACTCCCCGGCCTGGGCATCGGCTGGTCACCCGACGAATACGCGGCCGTCGGCATTCCGATGGCGGAACGCGGCAAGCGACTGGACGACCTACTCGATCTTCTCGACACCTGGTGGACCAAGGACACCGTGTCCCACAACGGCATCGGCTACACCATCCCGGAGACCCACGTCCACCTGAAACCGGCACGCAAGCCGCCCGTACACCTGGCCGGGTTCGGCGAGAAGGCCCTGCGCCGGGTCGCCGAGCGGGCGGACGGCTGGCTGCCGGTCTGGACGGTGCCCGAAACCTTCCCCGCCGACATGCTCACCTCCACCCTGGCCAAGATCCGGGCCGACGCCGAACAAGCCGGTCGCGACCCGCAGACACTGGGCGTGGCGCTGCGAGTGAACGCCGCCCCGGACACGAAGCCGGAACTCATCGCCGAGTCAGTGACGAAGATCGTCGCGACACTCGACCCGGACCACACCTTCGTCGACCTCACCTACCTGACCGGCAGCGTAGACGAACACATCGACCTCACCGGCCTCCTGCTGGAACTGACCGCCAGGGGCTGA
- a CDS encoding response regulator transcription factor produces the protein MTVRVLVADDQDLVRTGLSMILDAQPGIEVVGQAADGHAAVELARRLHPDVCLVDIQMPGLDGIEVTKLLAGRGVPDPIAVVVITTFDLDEYIQGALRAGARGFLLKDAGTELLVQAVHAAAVGDALIAPNITRRLLATFAAREPSSRRTQPIEPLTEREEQVLTLVARGRTNAEIAAELFIGLTTAKTHVASLLTKIGVRNRVEIAMWAYDTGRVGD, from the coding sequence ATGACGGTGCGCGTGCTGGTGGCCGACGACCAGGATCTGGTGCGCACCGGCCTGTCGATGATCCTTGACGCCCAGCCCGGTATCGAGGTCGTCGGCCAAGCCGCCGACGGCCACGCCGCCGTCGAGCTGGCGCGTCGGCTCCACCCCGACGTGTGCCTGGTCGACATCCAGATGCCCGGGCTCGACGGCATCGAAGTGACCAAGCTCCTCGCAGGGCGGGGCGTTCCGGACCCGATCGCGGTAGTCGTGATCACGACATTCGACCTCGACGAGTACATCCAGGGTGCGCTCCGGGCCGGCGCCCGAGGCTTTCTGCTCAAGGACGCCGGGACGGAGCTGCTCGTCCAGGCCGTCCATGCCGCCGCCGTCGGCGATGCCCTGATCGCGCCGAACATCACCCGGCGGCTGCTGGCCACGTTCGCCGCCAGGGAACCGTCGAGCCGGCGGACCCAACCGATCGAGCCGCTCACCGAACGCGAGGAACAGGTGCTGACGCTGGTCGCCCGCGGCCGCACGAACGCCGAGATCGCCGCCGAGCTGTTCATCGGCTTGACGACCGCCAAAACCCACGTCGCCAGCCTGCTGACCAAAATCGGCGTCCGAAACAGGGTCGAGATCGCGATGTGGGCGTACGACACCGGCCGGGTGGGGGACTGA
- a CDS encoding sensor histidine kinase, giving the protein MTPNTLRSLWTEPRATDAPGRMPRDWVLVGALIVTALLEGALRDDVAWRPFATIVAVGLAPVLLWRRTHPLACVVVAFGTATALGLASLLGGAPSVGLDTMIYVLVLVYALVRWGSGREIAIGLAVVAVAAGIGMVPDHIGPTEIFGGLAILAAAAAGGAAFRYRAESRRRAVDQIRGQERVGLARELHDIVAHHVSAIAVQAQAGRAMAGQRPEAALDVLAAIEGEASRTLAEMRAMVRVLRDGAPAGYAPQPGVADLMSLARRAPAPVVDVELPDDLDELPPQIDTAVYRLAQEALTNALRHARNASRVEIRVEEGAGTLRLRVTDDGQIDPARSVNHGFGLLGMTERVQLLGGTLRAGPAPEGGWTVDAELPTKVRR; this is encoded by the coding sequence GTGACCCCCAACACCCTGCGCTCGCTGTGGACCGAACCGCGCGCCACGGACGCTCCCGGACGGATGCCGCGCGACTGGGTGCTGGTCGGGGCGTTGATCGTGACGGCGCTGCTCGAGGGAGCCCTCCGGGACGACGTCGCCTGGCGGCCGTTCGCGACGATCGTGGCGGTCGGACTCGCGCCGGTGCTGCTGTGGCGGCGTACCCACCCGTTGGCCTGTGTCGTGGTGGCCTTCGGCACCGCGACGGCGTTGGGACTGGCGAGTCTGCTGGGCGGGGCCCCGAGCGTGGGCCTCGACACGATGATCTACGTCCTGGTGCTCGTCTACGCGCTGGTTCGCTGGGGCTCAGGGCGCGAGATCGCGATCGGGCTGGCGGTGGTGGCGGTCGCCGCGGGAATCGGAATGGTCCCCGACCACATCGGGCCGACCGAGATCTTCGGCGGGCTCGCCATCCTCGCCGCGGCGGCGGCGGGCGGAGCGGCGTTCCGCTACCGCGCCGAGAGCCGTCGCCGGGCGGTGGACCAAATCCGCGGCCAGGAGCGGGTCGGTCTCGCGCGCGAGTTGCACGACATCGTCGCCCACCACGTCTCGGCGATCGCCGTGCAGGCGCAAGCGGGCCGGGCGATGGCCGGCCAGCGACCCGAGGCGGCACTCGACGTGCTGGCGGCGATCGAAGGGGAAGCGTCGCGGACACTTGCGGAGATGCGGGCGATGGTCCGGGTGCTGCGCGACGGAGCACCGGCGGGGTACGCCCCCCAGCCCGGCGTTGCCGACCTGATGTCCCTCGCGCGACGCGCCCCGGCCCCGGTCGTCGACGTGGAGTTGCCGGATGACCTGGACGAACTTCCGCCCCAGATCGACACGGCGGTCTACCGGCTGGCGCAGGAGGCGCTGACCAACGCCCTGCGGCACGCCCGCAACGCTTCACGCGTGGAGATCCGGGTCGAGGAGGGCGCGGGAACGCTGCGGCTGCGCGTGACCGACGACGGGCAGATCGACCCGGCACGGTCGGTGAACCATGGCTTCGGGCTGCTGGGGATGACCGAGCGTGTGCAGCTGCTCGGCGGCACGCTGCGTGCCGGGCCGGCGCCCGAGGGCGGGTGGACGGTCGACGCCGAACTGCCGACTAAAGTACGCCGATGA